In Molothrus aeneus isolate 106 unplaced genomic scaffold, BPBGC_Maene_1.0 scaffold_34, whole genome shotgun sequence, a single window of DNA contains:
- the LOC136570525 gene encoding LOW QUALITY PROTEIN: serine/threonine-protein kinase pim-1-like (The sequence of the model RefSeq protein was modified relative to this genomic sequence to represent the inferred CDS: deleted 1 base in 1 codon), translated as MPPARAEKPPLEQLYWQGPLLGSGGCGSVYSGTRLANGAPVAIKRVSREHISEWARLRNGALMPLELALLWMVSWPGFHGVVQLLDWFEVPEGFALVMEHPQCCQDLWYFLHERHFLTEPVAWGLFCQVLEAVRHCSSRGVLHRDIKAENVLVNLAMGEAKLIDFGCGSILQDTFYTRMSGTPEYSPPEWILFGCYHGQPATIWSLGILLYDLVCGHLPFHTNEDIVRGQLVFPPRVSQECQHLIRWCLSMDPTHRPCLEDLFEHSWLQEPCLAQETAEMHPEHSRIQEPSKQQWHVSRGTGRKPRSVSLWPRCGGESAAKEMLLPLVPTSCGGSGSVLPVLLEKWWQCSEGDMDWDRGNIPLQLNGIVMSPQAEAQLACSSGARRGAGNTVLDLAAGGAEPIGFGCGTCLKDTLCTPMKSR; from the exons ATGCCGCCCGCACGGGCGGAGAagcctcccctggagcagctctacTGGCAGGGCCCGCTGCTGGGCagcggcggctgcggcagcgTTTACTCCGGGACCCGGCTCGCCAATGGCGCCCCG GTGGCCATCAAGCGAGTGTCCCGGGAGCACATCTCGGAGTGGGCGCGGCTG CGCAACGGCGCCCTtatgcccctggagctggcgctGCTGTGGATGGTGTCGTGGCCTGGCTTCCACGGCGTCGTGCAGCTCCTGGACTGGTTCGAGGTGCCCGAGGGCTTCGCGCTGGTCATGGAACATCCGCAGTGCTGTCAGGACCTCTGGTACTTCCTGCACGAGCGGCACTTCCTGACGGAGCCCGTGGCGTGGGGGCTGTTctgccaggtgctggaggccgtgcggcactgcagcagccgcgGCGTCCTGCACCGCGACATCAAGGCCGAGAACGTCCTCGTCAACCTGGCCATGGGTGAGGCGAAGCTCATCGACTTCGGCTGCGGCAGCATCCTCCAGGACACGTTCTACACCCGGATGTCAG GAACCCCGGAGTACAGCCCACCGGAGTGGATCCTCTTTGGCTGCTaccatggccagccagccactatctggtccctgggcatcctgctctatGACCTGGTCTGCGGGCACCTTCCTTTCCACACCAACGAGGACATCGTCCGAGGCCAGCTCGTCTTCCCGCCCCGGGTGTCTCAAG agtgccagcacctcatcagGTGGTGTTTATCCATGGACCCCACACACAGGCCATGCTTGGAGGACCTTTTTGAGcattcttggctgcaggagccctgcctggcccaggagacagcagagatgcatccc gagcacagtaggatccaggagcccagcaagcagcagtggCACGTGTCTCGTGGCACTGGAAGAAAACCCCGGAGCGTTTCCCTGTGGCCGCGGTGCGGAGGAGAGAGCGCAGCCAAGGAGATGCTGCTTCCGCTGGTCCCCAcgagctgtggagggagcggCTCCGTACTGCCCGTCCTATTGGAGAAGTGGTGGCAGTGCAGTGAAGGTGACATGGATTGGGACAGAGgaaacatccccctgcagctcaatgGCATCGTGATGTCCCCGCAAGCCGAGGCACAGCTGGCGTGTTCTTCTGGAGCACGAcgtggagctgggaacaccGTCCTGGACCTGGCcgctggcggggcagagccgaTTGGCTTTGGCTGCGGCACCTGCCTGAAGGACACGCTCTGCACTCCGATGAAATCAAGATGA